The proteins below are encoded in one region of Scatophagus argus isolate fScaArg1 chromosome 24, fScaArg1.pri, whole genome shotgun sequence:
- the LOC124055347 gene encoding claudin-34-like, whose product MAYLAHTAHVQLVAVWLGCVGWTLTAVSLGLIQWRVWQVSDTEVITSGVAWVGIWRACFNSHTLVTPGFRVLHCKYISLTDAFTPPEIVAGQILMLLSLLVGLLGNAGGLYALRNVNFGMERTSPIRVAFLTTGALCLLAAVMSLVPLLWNLSSVVTNQTINFPSEFKMPEAPDSQHVGSGIGVGLVGTILMIFSGIIFCMYKLPARSSSRIQMSLREEEHLDSPVQGVTDSRGALTNSVGKDNPAFESHERL is encoded by the coding sequence ATGGCCTACCTTGCTCATACCGCCCACGTCCAGCTCGTCGCCGTCTGGCTGGGCTGCGTGGGCTGGACGCTCACCGCCGTGTCCCTCGGACTCATCCAGTGGAGGGTTTGGCAGGTGTCTGACACAGAGGTCATCACCTCAGGCGTGGCCTGGGTGGGCATATGGCGGGCTTGCTTCAACAGCCACACCCTGGTGACCCCTGGCTTTAGAGTCTTGCACTGCAAGTACATCAGCCTGACCGATGCCTTCACGCCGCCAGAGATTGTGGCAGGCCAGATTCTCATGCTCCTGTCTCTTCTTGTGGGTCTTTTGGGGAACGCTGGTGGGCTTTATGCTTTGAGGAATGTCAACTTTGGGATGGAAAGGACCTCGCCAATCCGTGTGGCGTTCCTCACCACGGGTGCGCTGTGTCTGCTGGCTGCCGTCATGTCACTCGTACCTCTCCTGTGGAACCTGAGCTCAGTGGTGACCAATCAGACCATAAACTTCCCCTCTGAGTTCAAAATGCCCGAGGCTCCCGACTCTCAACACGTGGGGAGCGGGATTGGGGTCGGACTGGTGGGTACAATCCTCATGATTTTCTCTGGGATTATTTTCTGCATGTACAAGTTACCAGCGAGGTCATCGTCCAGGATACAGATGTCTTTGAGAGAAGAGGAGCACCTGGATTCACCTGTGCAAGGTGTGACTGACAGCCGGGGGGCTTTAACAAACTCTGTGGGGAAAGATAACCCAGCATTCGAGTCCCACGAACGCTTGTGA